A region of Candidatus Liberibacter africanus PTSAPSY DNA encodes the following proteins:
- the era gene encoding GTPase Era — protein sequence MEMSEIIFSNEQENIVPDNSRSGCVALVGATNAGKSTLVNRFVGAKVSIVTHKVQTTRSIVRGIVSEKESQIVFLDTPGIFKANNSYNKLMIRSSWSTIKHADIVCLVVDSHRGLQSDVHDLFQEIGKRSDRLILILNKIDCVKPERLLEQSAIANKLVTIEKTFMVSATKGHGCDDILNYLCSTLPLAPWIYSSDQISDLPMFHFTAEITREKLFLYLHKEIPYSSCVATEKWEERKDGSVLIRQVIYVERSNQKKIVIGKNGQNIKMISLEAKKEIEEILEQTVHLILFVKVQKDWGSDPKYCS from the coding sequence ATGGAGATGAGTGAAATTATTTTTTCTAATGAACAAGAAAATATTGTTCCAGATAATAGTCGTTCAGGCTGTGTAGCATTAGTTGGTGCTACTAATGCTGGCAAGTCTACACTTGTTAATCGCTTTGTTGGTGCAAAAGTTTCCATTGTGACACATAAGGTACAAACGACGCGTTCAATTGTACGAGGAATTGTTTCAGAAAAAGAATCGCAAATTGTATTTCTGGATACTCCAGGTATTTTTAAAGCTAATAATTCATACAATAAACTCATGATTCGGTCATCTTGGAGTACGATTAAGCATGCAGATATTGTTTGCCTTGTTGTGGACAGTCATCGTGGATTGCAAAGTGATGTCCATGATCTTTTCCAAGAAATAGGGAAACGTTCAGATCGATTGATTTTAATTTTGAATAAGATCGATTGTGTAAAACCAGAACGTTTGCTTGAACAATCTGCAATAGCAAATAAACTGGTCACTATAGAAAAAACTTTCATGGTATCAGCAACGAAAGGCCATGGATGTGATGATATATTAAATTATTTATGTTCGACGTTGCCGTTAGCTCCGTGGATCTATTCGTCAGATCAGATTTCGGATCTTCCTATGTTTCATTTTACGGCAGAAATTACTCGTGAAAAACTATTTTTATATTTGCACAAAGAAATACCTTACTCTTCTTGCGTGGCTACTGAGAAATGGGAAGAAAGAAAAGATGGATCGGTATTAATCCGACAGGTTATTTATGTAGAGCGTTCTAATCAGAAAAAGATTGTAATTGGTAAAAATGGGCAAAATATCAAAATGATTTCTTTGGAAGCTAAAAAAGAAATAGAAGAGATACTAGAACAAACTGTTCATCTTATTCTTTTTGTTAAAGTACAAAAAGATTGGGGCAGTGATCCAAAATATTGTTCATGA
- the rnc gene encoding ribonuclease III: MSALQYSAIEEKIGYTFSDKSLLEKAFTHSSISRSPQESYERLEFLGDRVLGLLISRLLFNHFDSAKEGELSVRFNALVSAETCSQVAKELSISSFILVSSDLRRDVCNFITSIQADVVESLIAALYLDGGMEVANDFVEKYWKHRALKEGKIRRDAKTELQEWAHAKFGVTPIYTVTFRSGPDHHPCFTVMVEVSGISPAKGVDFSKRAAEQVAAVEILKREGIWV; the protein is encoded by the coding sequence ATGTCAGCATTGCAATATTCAGCCATAGAAGAAAAAATAGGCTATACTTTTTCTGATAAGTCTTTATTAGAAAAGGCGTTTACTCATTCGAGTATTTCTCGTTCTCCACAAGAAAGTTATGAAAGATTGGAGTTTCTTGGTGATCGGGTTCTTGGTCTTTTGATATCAAGATTACTCTTTAATCACTTTGATTCTGCTAAAGAAGGAGAACTTTCTGTCCGGTTTAATGCTCTAGTTAGTGCAGAAACTTGTTCCCAAGTTGCCAAGGAATTAAGTATTTCTTCTTTCATTCTTGTGAGCTCTGATCTTAGGAGGGACGTTTGTAATTTTATCACCAGTATCCAAGCTGATGTTGTAGAGAGCTTAATTGCTGCTCTATATCTTGATGGTGGTATGGAAGTTGCAAATGATTTTGTGGAAAAATATTGGAAACATCGTGCTCTTAAAGAAGGAAAGATTCGTCGTGATGCTAAAACTGAATTGCAAGAGTGGGCGCATGCAAAATTTGGCGTGACTCCGATATATACAGTTACTTTTCGTTCTGGTCCCGATCATCATCCATGTTTTACTGTAATGGTTGAGGTGTCAGGGATTTCTCCAGCTAAAGGAGTAGATTTTTCAAAAAGAGCTGCAGAACAAGTAGCAGCCGTAGAAATTTTGAAGCGTGAAGGGATTTGGGTATAA
- the lepB gene encoding signal peptidase I — translation MWIKKILKYNFNVNKSDTFKSILQALFFAILIRTFLFQPSVIPSGSMIPTLLVGDYIIVNKFSYGYSKYSFPFSYDFFSGRIFGSQPRRGDVVVFRLPKDPTVDYVKRVIGLPGDKISLKQGAIYINDIPVARHAVGYLSYHYKEDWSNNIPIFQEKLDSGITYNVLSENILSSSNNISDFFVPKGHYFMMGDNRDKSKDSRWFDVGFIPEENLIGRASIVLFSIGDDTPFAKVWLWISNMRWNRFFKIL, via the coding sequence ATGTGGATAAAAAAGATATTGAAATACAATTTTAATGTAAATAAAAGTGATACTTTTAAGTCAATCCTACAAGCCTTGTTTTTTGCTATTTTAATTCGAACTTTCTTATTTCAGCCTTCTGTTATCCCTAGTGGATCGATGATTCCTACACTATTAGTAGGAGATTATATTATTGTTAATAAGTTTTCTTATGGTTATTCCAAATACTCTTTTCCTTTTTCATATGATTTTTTTAGCGGGCGTATTTTTGGTTCACAGCCTCGACGAGGAGATGTTGTGGTCTTTCGTTTGCCAAAAGATCCAACTGTTGATTATGTAAAGAGAGTCATTGGTTTACCTGGTGATAAAATATCACTTAAGCAGGGTGCTATATATATTAATGATATACCAGTTGCACGTCATGCCGTAGGATATTTGTCGTATCACTATAAAGAAGATTGGAGCAATAATATTCCTATTTTTCAAGAAAAATTGGATAGTGGTATTACATATAACGTTCTTTCTGAAAATATTTTATCATCCAGTAATAATATTTCAGACTTTTTCGTTCCAAAAGGTCATTACTTTATGATGGGTGATAATCGCGATAAGTCAAAAGATAGTCGTTGGTTTGACGTTGGTTTTATCCCGGAAGAAAATCTGATTGGTCGTGCTAGTATTGTTCTTTTTTCTATTGGAGACGATACTCCATTTGCTAAAGTTTGGCTTTGGATTTCGAATATGCGTTGGAATAGGTTTTTTAAAATTTTGTGA